The following are encoded together in the Paludisphaera mucosa genome:
- a CDS encoding FMN-dependent NADH-azoreductase, whose translation MKLLHVDSSVLGANSVSRRLSAAVVAEFGRRSPGLEVTYRDLAVEPLGDVSPALVAAQRGAEPAERSPELERELATAAAVVDEFLGADVVVVGAPMYNFNIPSSLKAWVDRLCVAGRTFRYSSAGVEGLAGGRKLVVASSRGAVYAANSPWAALDHQEPYLRSVFTFLGVTDLEFVTAEGVAMGEEQRALALADAESRIAALKIA comes from the coding sequence ATGAAGCTGTTGCATGTCGATTCGAGCGTCCTCGGGGCGAATTCCGTCTCGCGGCGGCTCTCGGCCGCCGTCGTCGCCGAGTTCGGCCGGCGGTCGCCGGGCCTCGAGGTGACGTATCGGGACCTGGCCGTCGAGCCGCTGGGCGACGTGTCGCCGGCGCTCGTCGCGGCCCAACGCGGGGCCGAGCCGGCCGAGCGAAGCCCCGAGCTGGAGCGGGAGCTGGCGACCGCGGCGGCGGTCGTCGACGAGTTCCTGGGCGCCGACGTCGTGGTGGTCGGGGCCCCGATGTACAACTTCAACATCCCCAGCTCGCTCAAGGCGTGGGTCGACCGCCTCTGCGTCGCCGGCCGGACGTTCCGCTACTCGTCGGCGGGCGTCGAGGGCCTGGCCGGCGGCCGGAAGCTCGTCGTCGCCTCGTCGCGCGGCGCGGTCTACGCCGCGAACTCTCCCTGGGCCGCGCTCGACCACCAGGAGCCGTACCTGAGGAGCGTCTTCACCTTCCTCGGCGTGACCGACCTCGAATTCGTGACGGCCGAGGGGGTCGCCATGGGCGAGGAGCAGCGGGCCCTGGCGCTGGCGGACGCCGAGAGTCGCATCGCCGCCCTCAAGATCGCCTGA
- a CDS encoding alpha/beta hydrolase, which translates to MTRFRSIVCAALWLVVVTGGLARAGDGGARVRRDVAYSDAGPTTKLNVDAPAEGDGHPIVVWIHGGAWRFGDKDFIQGQPAAFTKRGYVWVGVEYRFVPQVTYKEQAGDVARAVRWARDHAKEFGGDPERIFLMGHSAGAHLAALTATDERYLKDAGLDLGALSGAILVDGAGYDVPRQVRESVMPRIRAMYTGVFGEDLKIQQDASPIAHVAGGKGVPPFLLLHVGRADSRAQSGALAARLREAGVAATLAPFPSKTHMTINREMGQAGDKPTQAVFDFLDARSKARRE; encoded by the coding sequence ATGACCCGGTTCCGATCGATCGTATGCGCCGCGCTCTGGCTGGTCGTCGTCACGGGCGGGCTCGCGAGGGCCGGGGACGGCGGCGCGCGGGTGCGGCGGGACGTCGCCTATTCCGACGCCGGCCCCACGACCAAATTGAACGTCGACGCGCCGGCGGAGGGCGACGGGCATCCGATCGTCGTCTGGATCCACGGCGGGGCCTGGCGGTTCGGCGACAAGGACTTCATCCAGGGCCAGCCGGCGGCGTTCACGAAGCGGGGCTACGTCTGGGTCGGCGTCGAGTATCGGTTCGTCCCCCAGGTCACATACAAGGAGCAGGCCGGCGACGTCGCGCGGGCGGTGCGCTGGGCGCGCGACCACGCGAAGGAGTTCGGCGGCGACCCCGAGCGGATCTTCCTGATGGGCCACAGCGCCGGGGCCCACCTCGCCGCCCTGACGGCGACCGACGAACGCTACCTGAAGGACGCGGGCCTGGACCTTGGCGCCCTCTCGGGGGCGATCCTCGTCGACGGCGCGGGCTACGACGTGCCCCGGCAGGTCCGCGAATCGGTGATGCCGCGCATCCGGGCGATGTACACGGGCGTCTTCGGCGAGGATCTCAAGATCCAGCAAGACGCCTCGCCGATCGCCCACGTCGCCGGGGGCAAGGGCGTCCCGCCGTTCCTCCTCCTGCACGTCGGCCGGGCCGACTCCCGGGCGCAGTCGGGGGCCCTCGCGGCGAGGCTCCGCGAGGCGGGCGTCGCGGCGACCCTGGCCCCGTTCCCGTCCAAGACCCACATGACCATCAACCGCGAGATGGGCCAGGCCGGCGACAAGCCCACCCAGGCCGTCTTCGACTTCCTCGACGCCCGCAGCAAGGCCCGGCGCGAATGA
- a CDS encoding CvpA family protein encodes MTLYDGVMIGLIVAGMTWGAVRGFSWGIASIAAVIVGYSCAHLASASMMPFLARSLRCEPAVQRAGAMLLSFGVVSGGSLLAAWKSKATLRKMKFELHDRNLGVLLGGIEAVLLLLIGAMFVAGLAPQSRGPIFSSHAGRLVARAMAAAGPVVPPEIRKVVAPSWGDAAAPTPETPQPALASRPDEAEVQHVAEVQHVAEVEPEPEPEAEVKIERVGKSEAWKPSRRR; translated from the coding sequence ATGACGCTTTACGACGGGGTGATGATCGGCCTGATCGTCGCGGGCATGACCTGGGGCGCGGTCCGGGGGTTCTCCTGGGGGATCGCCAGCATCGCGGCGGTCATTGTGGGCTATTCGTGCGCGCACCTGGCCTCGGCGTCCATGATGCCCTTCCTGGCGCGCAGCCTGCGCTGCGAGCCGGCGGTCCAGCGCGCCGGGGCGATGCTCCTGTCGTTCGGGGTCGTCTCCGGCGGCAGCCTGCTCGCCGCCTGGAAGTCGAAGGCGACGCTGAGGAAGATGAAGTTCGAACTCCACGACCGCAATCTGGGAGTCCTCCTCGGCGGGATCGAGGCGGTGCTCCTGCTGCTGATCGGCGCCATGTTCGTCGCGGGCCTGGCCCCGCAGTCGCGGGGGCCGATCTTCTCCAGCCACGCGGGGCGACTCGTCGCCCGGGCGATGGCCGCCGCCGGGCCCGTCGTCCCTCCCGAGATTCGCAAGGTCGTCGCCCCCTCCTGGGGCGATGCGGCCGCGCCGACGCCGGAGACCCCGCAGCCGGCCCTCGCGAGTCGGCCGGACGAGGCCGAGGTCCAGCACGTAGCCGAGGTCCAGCACGTAGCCGAGGTCGAGCCAGAGCCCGAGCCCGAGGCTGAGGTCAAGATCGAGCGAGTCGGCAAGAGCGAGGCCTGGAAGCCGAGCCGACGGCGATGA
- a CDS encoding DUF2243 domain-containing protein — translation MSEPIALDRRPILSSGLLLGVGMGGFVDGIAFHQILQLHNMLSAVRPPTTLVNVEITMFWDGLFHAFTWMTTALGLALLWRAGLRSDVAWSTRTFVGALAAGWGLFNLVEGLIDHQVLGLHHVVEGPGHLKWDLAFLGSGVAFLLLGLGLIRAGRGDATARRIP, via the coding sequence ATGAGCGAGCCCATTGCGCTCGACCGTCGGCCGATCCTCTCGTCGGGCCTCCTGCTGGGGGTCGGGATGGGGGGCTTCGTCGACGGCATCGCCTTCCACCAGATCCTGCAGCTCCACAACATGCTCTCGGCGGTCCGCCCGCCCACGACGCTGGTGAACGTCGAGATCACCATGTTCTGGGACGGCCTCTTCCACGCCTTTACGTGGATGACGACCGCCCTCGGCCTGGCCCTGCTCTGGCGCGCCGGCCTGCGATCGGACGTCGCCTGGTCGACCCGCACCTTCGTCGGCGCCCTCGCGGCGGGCTGGGGCCTGTTCAACCTCGTCGAGGGCCTGATCGACCACCAGGTGCTGGGCCTGCACCACGTCGTCGAGGGCCCCGGCCACCTGAAATGGGACCTCGCCTTCCTGGGCTCGGGCGTCGCGTTCCTGCTCCTCGGCCTCGGCCTGATCCGCGCGGGACGCGGCGACGCGACGGCCCGGCGCATCCCATAG
- a CDS encoding DUF1559 family PulG-like putative transporter, whose amino-acid sequence MTDPEVRGRSGMTLIELLVVIAIAGLLAALLIPAVQSSREAARATTCRNNLRQVMLGVLNHESAARALPDLYNGGFLPRPRSAIDEFHFHPWRTAILPGLERSDVLASLNLDLPATTHANQTGINAAIATFVCPSSSNPTPNLPDVHEWQASWTPGIAGPLIGAAARADYEVVGGVRTRPPGTAVNGGVVLTMILDGIEFGAWGEPTYQAPTVAPVGYRKARLADVRDGLSNTVFVGERAGRPDCYDQRSSVDPYPYPNHPNGCGDSHQAAWAISTHFPWLVFAAQQPVNQTNVTGFYAFHPAGAYAAMGDGSVRLLRATAAPAVTKALATRAGGEAGASDF is encoded by the coding sequence ATGACGGATCCGGAGGTGCGGGGACGCTCGGGGATGACCCTGATCGAGCTGCTGGTGGTGATCGCGATCGCGGGGCTGCTGGCGGCCCTGTTGATCCCCGCGGTGCAGTCGAGTCGCGAGGCCGCGCGGGCGACGACGTGCCGGAACAACCTCCGCCAGGTGATGCTCGGCGTGCTGAACCACGAGTCGGCCGCGCGGGCGCTGCCGGACCTGTACAACGGCGGGTTCCTGCCCCGGCCGCGGTCGGCCATCGACGAGTTCCACTTCCACCCGTGGCGGACGGCGATCCTGCCCGGCCTGGAGCGGTCGGACGTCTTGGCGAGCCTGAACCTCGACCTGCCGGCGACGACCCACGCCAACCAGACGGGGATCAACGCGGCGATCGCGACGTTCGTCTGCCCGTCGTCGTCCAACCCGACGCCGAACCTGCCCGACGTCCACGAATGGCAAGCGTCGTGGACCCCCGGGATCGCCGGCCCCTTGATCGGCGCGGCGGCCCGCGCGGATTACGAGGTCGTCGGCGGCGTCCGGACGCGGCCGCCGGGCACGGCCGTCAACGGCGGCGTCGTGCTGACGATGATCCTCGACGGGATCGAGTTCGGCGCCTGGGGCGAGCCGACGTACCAGGCGCCGACCGTCGCACCGGTGGGCTACCGCAAGGCGAGGCTCGCGGACGTCCGCGACGGGCTCTCGAACACCGTCTTCGTGGGCGAGCGAGCCGGCCGGCCCGACTGCTACGATCAGAGATCGTCGGTCGACCCCTATCCGTACCCGAATCATCCCAACGGGTGCGGGGACAGCCACCAGGCGGCGTGGGCGATCAGCACCCATTTCCCGTGGCTCGTCTTCGCCGCCCAGCAGCCCGTGAACCAGACCAACGTGACCGGGTTCTACGCGTTCCACCCCGCCGGGGCGTACGCCGCGATGGGCGACGGCTCCGTGCGGCTGCTCCGGGCGACCGCCGCCCCCGCCGTCACGAAGGCCCTCGCCACCCGCGCCGGGGGCGAGGCCGGCGCCTCGGATTTCTGA
- a CDS encoding PEP-CTERM sorting domain-containing protein (PEP-CTERM proteins occur, often in large numbers, in the proteomes of bacteria that also encode an exosortase, a predicted intramembrane cysteine proteinase. The presence of a PEP-CTERM domain at a protein's C-terminus predicts cleavage within the sorting domain, followed by covalent anchoring to some some component of the (usually Gram-negative) cell surface. Many PEP-CTERM proteins exhibit an unusual sequence composition that includes large numbers of potential glycosylation sites. Expression of one such protein has been shown restore the ability of a bacterium to form floc, a type of biofilm.), translating to MRRFGWFAGVTAMFLLAGAERTEAAPLRLSIYGGGSPGIGGAFDAGNGLPEIRVERDSISPSAREWPSEVSRKPFSEAMWFRASLYEAGGRPLADVTLTGTIEGFIARRSPGEVMTTISGQGEATVSEFSVWPGVDPATIPDWFRGLTAVITVGRRPGASLPDDSQYVLTFTATPVPEPGSALVFLAAAGGGIAVLRRRRG from the coding sequence ATGCGTCGATTCGGATGGTTCGCGGGCGTGACGGCGATGTTCCTGCTCGCAGGCGCTGAGCGGACGGAAGCGGCGCCGCTGCGGCTCAGCATCTATGGAGGGGGGAGCCCCGGCATCGGCGGGGCCTTCGACGCCGGCAACGGCCTCCCGGAGATCCGGGTCGAGCGCGACTCGATCTCGCCCTCCGCCCGCGAGTGGCCGAGCGAGGTGAGCCGCAAGCCCTTCAGCGAGGCGATGTGGTTCCGGGCGAGCCTGTACGAGGCGGGGGGCCGACCACTCGCCGATGTCACGCTGACGGGGACGATCGAAGGCTTCATCGCACGCCGCTCGCCCGGTGAGGTCATGACGACGATATCGGGCCAAGGCGAAGCCACCGTGAGCGAGTTCTCGGTCTGGCCGGGGGTCGACCCCGCCACCATCCCGGACTGGTTCCGCGGGCTGACGGCGGTGATCACCGTCGGGCGGAGGCCTGGGGCGTCGCTCCCCGACGATAGCCAGTACGTCCTGACCTTCACCGCGACGCCCGTCCCCGAGCCCGGCTCGGCGCTGGTCTTCCTCGCCGCGGCCGGCGGAGGGATCGCCGTGCTCCGACGCCGTCGCGGCTGA
- a CDS encoding winged helix-turn-helix transcriptional regulator — protein MQAEERAPETLEGLPRLLGLLSGAWTLHILCVLHKGPIRFGALRTRLGGVSTKTLTERLRSLESEGLVSRHYEPTVPPQVTYALTEKMAEIGPVLMELERIAVRWYGAGATHAE, from the coding sequence ATGCAGGCCGAAGAACGAGCACCCGAGACGTTGGAAGGGTTGCCGAGGCTTTTGGGCCTCCTCTCCGGGGCGTGGACGCTCCACATCCTGTGCGTCCTGCACAAGGGGCCGATCCGCTTCGGCGCGCTCCGCACGCGCCTGGGGGGCGTGTCGACCAAGACGCTCACCGAGCGCCTCAGGTCGCTGGAGTCGGAAGGGCTCGTGTCGCGACACTACGAGCCGACGGTCCCGCCGCAGGTCACCTACGCGCTGACCGAGAAGATGGCCGAGATCGGGCCGGTCCTGATGGAGCTGGAGCGGATCGCGGTCCGATGGTACGGCGCGGGAGCGACCCACGCCGAATAG